Proteins encoded together in one Pontiella desulfatans window:
- a CDS encoding translocation/assembly module TamB domain-containing protein, which translates to MKKRISRLLKLLLLLALLPVLLFALIQTPPGKTAVASALSKLLSSPDHLDVRIGGITGWIPGDLNIAEFEIGDGHGVWLSARNLHCRWMIRELLDERIRFARLGAEEIVLHRFPKSGGRPVAGPRERTEFQPYEMHLDGLNIKRFRLERGVAGIPLEYTVHSGGIAYLSSGRLNGELMVGGDAEGRVELDALLTGCAEDNLGIKVALQQMSNPTFGLDGLSGQGSATINAQGVEARIEADVGEAGRLGRISTMLQFAGSNLRLRQFEFIHTDYSAIGELALAFSPGLIDVSLDSSFTDASTNHYGIHGLVAVSTSNGTWGVDVGTLEIEGWNAVAFTLAGTVDPEQVSLSGALKEFDVALLPIAGSSNFTGTVRGDISVTGSLADPSVVAGVRVEGFSSAQEALDELPELDFGINAGVKDGRLFADTTLTNYASGHFAASAAIPCGFSIAPFHFKPSLRAADARVEADLDLGIFNQLAMFQNQLIGGLLTTEITYSNQTPNGYLWIADGRYEHYDWGILFRDFDAGFNAVPGGFEVGHAIATDGASGAVGMEGGLGKGGLDLQLVFDGANIIRRDEIEAKVSGLLKVEGSPFHPDISGTLVIDRAEILLDNIPSAPPPVLTNLEEQPTNAVAVAGQKVRKPPPVGLDVRVELPQVFVNASMIETLLVGNLLITDTPRGVSVKGKIEPRRGFVNFIGKKFRFTDGDIVFDGAVPTEAILDNLTSEYSRRDVTARLVLNGRANDPRFRLESTPAMPEDEVLSHVLFNRDTSSISPYQAYQIAAAARQLSGGLNGPGFMYQVRQAVGVDTLEWRESEVAGEASEVVAGKYISSGLYVEVSRSLDARGQTDLMAEFEVTRHFSLETYTGPKMRPGIGANWRYDY; encoded by the coding sequence ATGAAGAAACGAATATCCAGGCTATTGAAGCTGTTGCTGCTTCTGGCGTTGTTGCCGGTGCTCCTGTTCGCCTTGATCCAGACGCCGCCGGGCAAGACGGCGGTGGCCTCTGCGTTGTCGAAGCTGTTGAGTTCGCCGGATCATCTGGATGTCCGGATCGGGGGGATCACCGGATGGATCCCCGGCGATCTGAACATCGCCGAATTCGAAATCGGCGATGGGCACGGGGTGTGGCTTTCCGCCCGCAACCTGCATTGCCGCTGGATGATCCGCGAGCTGCTGGACGAGCGCATCCGGTTTGCCCGGCTCGGGGCGGAGGAAATCGTGCTGCACCGGTTCCCTAAATCCGGTGGCCGCCCGGTGGCCGGGCCGCGGGAACGAACCGAGTTCCAGCCGTATGAAATGCATTTGGACGGGCTCAATATCAAGCGCTTCAGGCTGGAACGCGGCGTGGCCGGAATTCCATTGGAATACACCGTGCACTCCGGAGGCATTGCCTATCTTTCTTCGGGCCGGTTGAATGGTGAGCTGATGGTCGGTGGCGATGCCGAAGGGCGGGTGGAACTCGATGCCCTGCTGACCGGATGTGCGGAGGACAACCTGGGGATCAAGGTTGCGCTGCAGCAGATGTCGAATCCAACCTTTGGGCTCGATGGATTGTCGGGACAGGGCTCGGCCACCATCAATGCACAAGGTGTCGAGGCGCGGATTGAGGCCGATGTGGGCGAGGCCGGCCGGCTCGGGCGAATCTCGACGATGCTGCAGTTTGCCGGCAGCAACTTGCGCCTCCGGCAGTTTGAATTCATCCATACGGACTATTCCGCCATCGGCGAGCTGGCGCTGGCGTTCTCGCCCGGGCTGATCGATGTGTCGCTCGATTCCTCGTTCACCGATGCCAGCACCAACCACTACGGAATCCACGGCCTGGTTGCGGTTTCGACGAGCAACGGAACCTGGGGGGTGGATGTTGGAACGCTGGAAATCGAGGGGTGGAATGCCGTGGCCTTTACCTTGGCCGGCACCGTGGATCCGGAACAGGTCTCGCTAAGTGGCGCCTTGAAGGAGTTCGATGTTGCCCTGCTGCCGATCGCCGGTAGCTCCAACTTTACCGGAACGGTGCGGGGCGATATTTCGGTGACGGGATCGTTGGCAGATCCCTCCGTCGTTGCCGGCGTGCGGGTGGAGGGATTTTCCAGTGCGCAGGAGGCGCTCGATGAACTTCCGGAGCTCGACTTCGGCATCAACGCCGGTGTGAAGGATGGCCGGCTGTTCGCTGACACCACGTTGACGAACTATGCCAGCGGGCACTTTGCCGCAAGCGCTGCCATTCCGTGTGGTTTTTCCATTGCGCCGTTCCACTTCAAACCATCCCTCCGCGCGGCCGACGCCCGCGTGGAAGCCGACCTGGATCTGGGCATCTTTAACCAGCTGGCCATGTTCCAGAACCAGTTGATCGGGGGATTGCTCACCACCGAAATAACCTATTCCAACCAGACGCCCAATGGATATCTCTGGATCGCGGATGGCCGCTACGAGCACTATGACTGGGGCATCCTTTTCCGCGATTTCGATGCCGGCTTCAATGCTGTTCCGGGGGGCTTCGAGGTTGGCCATGCCATCGCCACCGACGGGGCCTCGGGGGCGGTTGGAATGGAAGGCGGTCTGGGCAAGGGAGGGCTTGATCTGCAGTTGGTGTTCGATGGTGCGAACATTATCCGGCGCGACGAAATCGAGGCAAAGGTCTCCGGCCTGCTTAAGGTGGAGGGCAGTCCGTTCCATCCGGATATCAGCGGGACGCTCGTTATCGACCGCGCCGAAATCCTGCTCGACAACATTCCTTCCGCACCTCCGCCGGTTCTAACCAATTTGGAGGAGCAACCGACCAATGCCGTGGCCGTGGCCGGGCAAAAGGTGCGGAAGCCGCCTCCGGTTGGGTTGGATGTGCGCGTCGAGCTCCCCCAGGTGTTCGTGAATGCATCCATGATCGAGACGCTGCTGGTGGGCAACCTGCTCATCACCGATACCCCGCGCGGGGTTTCCGTGAAGGGCAAGATCGAGCCCCGCCGCGGATTCGTGAACTTTATCGGCAAGAAGTTCCGTTTCACCGATGGCGACATTGTGTTTGACGGGGCGGTGCCGACGGAGGCCATCCTCGACAACCTGACATCGGAATATTCCCGCCGCGATGTAACCGCGCGCCTGGTGCTCAATGGCCGGGCGAACGATCCTCGTTTCAGGCTGGAGTCGACGCCCGCCATGCCGGAGGACGAAGTGCTCTCCCACGTGCTTTTCAATCGCGATACCAGCTCGATCTCGCCCTACCAGGCCTATCAGATCGCCGCCGCCGCACGGCAGCTTTCCGGGGGCTTGAATGGCCCGGGCTTCATGTACCAGGTGCGCCAGGCCGTGGGGGTCGATACCCTCGAGTGGCGCGAATCCGAAGTCGCCGGGGAGGCCTCCGAGGTGGTGGCCGGAAAATATATCTCCTCCGGCCTCTATGTCGAAGTCAGCCGGTCGCTCGACGCCCGCGGACAGACCGACCTCATGGCTGAATTCGAGGTGACCCGCCACTTTTCCCTGGAAACCTACACCGGCCCCAAGATGCGCCCCGGAATCGGCGCCAACTGGCGGTACGACTACTAA
- the cysK gene encoding cysteine synthase A: protein MPIYDDITKTVGHTQLVRLNRITEGLPGTVAVKLESRNPLSSVKDRIGVAMIEDAEAKGLIKPGATLIEPTSGNTGIALAFTAAAKGYKLILTMPESMSIERRRLLQVLGAQLVLTPAEKGMPGAIAAAEELVEKNPDAIMLQQFDNPSNPEIHRKTTAEEIWADTDGKVDIFVAGVGTGGTISGVGAGLKEKNPAVKAVAVEPIQSPVISGGKPGPHKIQGIGAGFIPNNLDTDIIDEIIQIDGDDAGNMARRLAKEEGILCGISAGGNVFAAVQLAKKAENAGKLIVTVICDTGERYLSTWLFEDA, encoded by the coding sequence ATGCCTATCTATGATGACATCACGAAAACCGTCGGACATACCCAGCTGGTAAGGCTGAACCGGATCACGGAAGGCCTGCCGGGCACGGTGGCTGTAAAGCTGGAATCGCGCAATCCGCTTTCCAGCGTGAAAGACCGTATTGGAGTGGCCATGATCGAGGATGCCGAGGCCAAGGGGTTGATCAAGCCCGGGGCCACACTGATTGAGCCGACCAGCGGCAACACCGGCATTGCCTTGGCGTTCACCGCCGCGGCCAAAGGATATAAGCTGATCCTCACCATGCCCGAAAGCATGAGCATCGAACGGCGGCGCCTGTTGCAGGTGCTTGGCGCCCAGCTGGTGCTGACGCCGGCTGAAAAAGGCATGCCCGGGGCCATTGCCGCCGCGGAGGAGCTGGTCGAAAAGAATCCCGACGCCATCATGCTCCAGCAGTTCGACAATCCGTCGAATCCGGAGATCCATCGTAAAACCACGGCCGAGGAAATCTGGGCGGATACGGACGGGAAGGTCGATATCTTCGTGGCCGGTGTTGGAACCGGTGGCACTATTTCGGGGGTTGGTGCCGGGTTGAAGGAAAAGAATCCGGCCGTCAAGGCCGTTGCCGTCGAGCCGATCCAGTCGCCCGTCATTTCCGGAGGCAAGCCGGGGCCCCACAAGATCCAGGGCATCGGGGCGGGGTTCATCCCGAACAACCTCGATACCGACATCATCGATGAGATTATCCAGATCGATGGCGATGACGCCGGCAACATGGCGCGTCGTTTGGCCAAGGAGGAAGGTATCCTTTGCGGCATCTCGGCCGGGGGCAATGTGTTCGCCGCCGTTCAGCTTGCGAAAAAGGCTGAAAACGCTGGGAAGCTGATCGTCACCGTCATCTGCGACACCGGCGAGCGCTATCTCTCGACCTGGCTTTTCGAAGACGCCTGA
- a CDS encoding PP2C family protein-serine/threonine phosphatase has protein sequence MYSLRLSCGGATDAGRVRKKNEDSILIMDRYGFCCVADGMGGASGGDLASQKTVELIEAHLSTHSPQMPLDEKIRCIADAANEASDWIFNWAQQNQVKGTGTTLVSLVLSEDYPWAPYILHAGDSRIYLYRGGGLRQVSTDHSIEEAIGNNDGKEIPSQFKGLITNALGLKRKVSLEVTHSDQQAGDIWILCSDGLSNMVSDSRIGEIVGAKKAGSPESIAQTLVDEANKMGGRDNISVVVVRVDECSELPEGAAAIPFENPLPRDASITDTPETAATESLLPRETTDSSDLVSIQTAGMENTGLHTVADDATSSSRWRVWLGLGVVVVLAVVYFLTPRAKNAIEEPRPNGLVVPERAVSKSSQASGIPSGSMADILDHAVQTGDWAGAYRAAKASPERYASVKNEQDFEAIQAWKDFWDAASGSSFDAAGEFGAYQQAYADLVALIGRGRIVIEVSNAWPAPGAGLANAYCRKIYSMQLRVFGELDRFSTEVNDSLAYFKADGGSVFEDLCHYSADPAGDAKTLMERFDALETRVKGFRRWVGKNERYPVEVESMSRLSASTVAAIIETLNGLSMEIAQVARSVEAEGIVAAEALEQKGAAIERFNKARDLLVAQAPRQRTRAYDSKTLDSTAVREFLAALDGLEQE, from the coding sequence ATGTATTCATTGAGGTTGAGTTGTGGTGGTGCGACGGACGCCGGCCGCGTTCGCAAGAAAAACGAAGATTCGATCTTGATTATGGATCGATACGGTTTTTGTTGCGTGGCGGATGGTATGGGAGGGGCGTCCGGTGGCGATCTTGCCAGTCAAAAGACCGTTGAGTTGATCGAGGCGCATCTCTCAACCCATTCGCCCCAAATGCCGCTCGATGAAAAGATCCGGTGCATTGCGGATGCCGCCAACGAGGCTAGCGATTGGATTTTCAACTGGGCTCAGCAGAATCAGGTTAAGGGGACGGGCACCACGTTGGTGTCACTGGTGTTGTCGGAGGATTATCCGTGGGCACCCTATATTCTCCATGCGGGCGACAGCCGCATCTATCTCTACAGGGGCGGCGGGCTGAGGCAGGTTTCGACCGACCATTCCATTGAGGAGGCCATCGGGAACAATGACGGCAAGGAGATTCCGAGCCAGTTCAAGGGATTGATCACCAATGCGCTGGGGCTGAAACGAAAGGTTTCCCTTGAGGTGACCCATTCCGACCAGCAGGCCGGGGATATCTGGATTCTTTGCTCCGATGGACTTTCGAATATGGTTTCGGATAGTCGGATTGGAGAAATCGTTGGTGCGAAGAAAGCGGGAAGTCCTGAATCCATTGCCCAGACCTTGGTGGACGAAGCCAACAAAATGGGCGGGCGGGACAATATCTCAGTGGTTGTTGTTCGGGTTGATGAGTGCAGCGAATTACCTGAGGGAGCCGCCGCGATCCCGTTTGAAAATCCGCTTCCACGTGATGCTTCCATCACCGATACGCCGGAAACGGCAGCAACCGAATCCTTGCTTCCGCGCGAAACGACCGATAGTTCAGATTTGGTGAGCATTCAAACCGCCGGGATGGAGAATACGGGGTTGCATACCGTGGCCGACGATGCAACGTCTTCCAGTCGTTGGAGAGTTTGGCTGGGGCTGGGGGTGGTCGTTGTCCTGGCAGTGGTCTATTTCCTGACACCGCGCGCTAAAAATGCGATCGAGGAGCCGCGTCCGAATGGGTTGGTTGTACCCGAAAGGGCTGTTTCGAAGTCCAGCCAAGCCTCGGGAATCCCGAGCGGTTCCATGGCCGATATTCTGGACCATGCCGTCCAGACGGGGGACTGGGCTGGAGCCTATCGTGCAGCGAAGGCGTCCCCGGAGCGGTATGCATCGGTCAAGAATGAACAGGATTTCGAGGCCATCCAGGCTTGGAAGGATTTCTGGGATGCAGCCTCTGGTTCCTCGTTCGATGCGGCGGGTGAATTTGGAGCCTACCAGCAGGCGTATGCGGACTTGGTTGCCTTGATCGGCCGCGGTCGGATTGTTATTGAAGTTTCCAATGCCTGGCCGGCACCGGGCGCCGGCTTGGCGAATGCCTATTGCCGGAAAATATATTCCATGCAATTGCGCGTGTTCGGCGAGCTTGACCGCTTCAGTACCGAGGTGAACGATTCGCTGGCCTATTTCAAGGCCGATGGCGGTTCCGTTTTTGAGGACTTGTGCCACTATTCGGCAGATCCCGCCGGGGATGCCAAGACCCTTATGGAACGCTTCGATGCGTTGGAGACAAGGGTTAAGGGCTTCCGGCGTTGGGTCGGTAAAAACGAGCGCTATCCGGTTGAGGTGGAAAGCATGTCGCGGCTGTCGGCTTCCACGGTTGCCGCAATCATCGAGACGCTCAACGGGCTTTCAATGGAGATTGCGCAGGTTGCCCGTTCGGTTGAGGCGGAAGGGATTGTCGCGGCGGAAGCCCTGGAGCAAAAAGGTGCGGCCATTGAACGGTTTAACAAGGCACGGGATCTGCTAGTTGCCCAGGCGCCCCGGCAAAGAACAAGGGCCTATGATTCAAAAACATTGGATTCCACCGCCGTAAGGGAATTCTTGGCGGCCTTGGATGGCCTGGAGCAGGAGTAG
- a CDS encoding autotransporter assembly complex protein TamA, which produces MKTDDEGIVYKVKIKGAKDGTVKKAIKETAMTVTMRRRPPSTVGQLRHRMEKDITRIETILESRGYYDGKVTMDLDVEESPPRVYIRVDQGEQYRFRNVELRFSGEPDELLQKIKPMVRRKNRVVAANVFGEQQRILDLMKRRGYPFPKLARRTIAVDRENKKVDLLLEFDPGLLAYFGPVVVEGLESLEPKYIHRQVPWREGRRYDDKDVHDFETKLLGSGLFGSARVSPQQPSAETNAIPIRVAVNERDQRTIRLGVNYSDIGPGGRIYWEHRNVFGGGERLESSLGWNPIETELEGKLTRSGFLDANQSLVLDITATIETPDAYDAEKVRAGGMVLRDFTAKIQGGLGLGYSFSKVEQFDLVDRYAYVLFPLQAVFDYRDDRLNPMRGHQLFGRSTWFEDTHGNDSFLKTYLEGRDYFLLWDKYRLSSALRLTLGSIDGGAIDSVPADERYYAGGGGSIRGYEYQAVGPKLDGTPTGGDKLLEFSAELRMQPGNRLGYVVFIDGGTVYNDLLHDENRSLRYGAGIGLRWFTTIGPLRADMAYPLNADDSQVERVQFYISLGQAF; this is translated from the coding sequence ATGAAAACGGACGACGAAGGGATCGTCTACAAGGTCAAGATCAAGGGGGCCAAGGACGGCACGGTGAAGAAGGCCATCAAGGAAACCGCCATGACCGTCACGATGCGCAGGCGTCCTCCTTCGACCGTCGGCCAGTTGCGCCACCGCATGGAAAAGGATATTACCCGCATCGAAACCATCCTCGAATCGCGCGGCTACTATGACGGCAAGGTGACGATGGATCTCGATGTGGAGGAGAGTCCGCCACGCGTCTACATCCGGGTGGACCAAGGCGAGCAATACCGCTTCCGCAACGTCGAGTTGCGTTTTTCGGGGGAACCGGACGAACTGTTGCAGAAGATCAAGCCAATGGTGCGCCGGAAAAACCGGGTGGTGGCGGCCAACGTGTTCGGGGAGCAGCAGCGCATCCTGGATTTGATGAAGCGCCGGGGCTACCCGTTCCCCAAGCTGGCGCGGCGCACCATCGCGGTGGATCGTGAAAACAAAAAGGTCGATCTGTTGCTGGAGTTCGATCCCGGCCTGCTGGCCTATTTCGGCCCGGTGGTGGTTGAGGGGTTGGAAAGCCTGGAACCCAAATATATCCACCGCCAGGTTCCCTGGCGGGAGGGGCGCCGCTACGACGACAAGGATGTCCACGATTTCGAAACCAAGCTGCTCGGTAGCGGCTTGTTCGGTTCGGCGCGCGTTTCCCCGCAACAGCCCTCCGCCGAGACCAATGCCATTCCCATCCGGGTGGCCGTGAACGAGCGCGACCAACGAACCATCCGGCTGGGCGTGAACTATTCCGATATCGGCCCTGGCGGCCGGATCTATTGGGAGCACCGCAATGTCTTTGGCGGCGGCGAGCGGCTGGAATCGTCCCTGGGCTGGAACCCCATCGAGACCGAGCTGGAAGGCAAGCTGACCCGTTCCGGCTTTCTCGATGCCAACCAGTCGTTGGTTCTGGATATCACGGCAACCATCGAAACCCCGGATGCCTACGATGCCGAAAAGGTTCGCGCCGGCGGCATGGTGCTGCGCGATTTCACCGCCAAGATCCAGGGCGGTCTTGGCCTGGGATACTCGTTCTCCAAGGTGGAGCAGTTCGACTTGGTTGATCGCTATGCCTACGTGCTCTTTCCCTTGCAGGCGGTGTTCGACTATCGCGACGACCGGCTGAACCCCATGCGCGGCCACCAGCTGTTCGGCCGGTCAACCTGGTTCGAGGACACCCATGGGAACGACTCGTTCCTCAAGACCTATCTCGAGGGCCGCGACTACTTCCTGCTCTGGGACAAATACCGCCTGTCGAGCGCGCTGCGCCTAACCCTCGGAAGCATCGATGGCGGAGCGATTGATTCGGTGCCGGCCGACGAACGCTACTATGCCGGCGGCGGCGGCTCCATCCGCGGCTACGAATACCAGGCGGTCGGTCCCAAGCTGGACGGCACCCCGACCGGCGGCGACAAGCTGCTGGAGTTTTCGGCGGAGCTGCGCATGCAGCCCGGCAACCGGTTGGGCTATGTGGTCTTCATCGACGGCGGCACGGTCTACAACGATCTGCTGCACGACGAAAACCGGTCGTTGCGCTACGGTGCCGGAATCGGCTTGCGCTGGTTCACCACCATCGGCCCCTTGCGCGCCGACATGGCCTATCCGCTCAATGCCGACGATTCGCAGGTTGAACGCGTACAGTTCTACATTAGTTTGGGGCAGGCCTTTTAG
- a CDS encoding RrF2 family transcriptional regulator: MKLSTKGRYATRILLCISRLQGDQPVPKKRISEQEGISTDYIEQIIVPLKNAGLVNSVRGLRGGFRLAKDPADITVYDILSASEGDINLVGCLAEGCSNSDSCVVQRVWQGASDQLRVYFSKITLQELHDDYVKRTANQPINFSI; this comes from the coding sequence ATGAAACTCTCGACCAAAGGACGCTACGCCACCCGCATCCTGCTGTGCATTTCCCGGCTTCAGGGAGACCAGCCCGTGCCGAAGAAGCGTATTTCCGAGCAGGAAGGCATTTCCACCGACTACATCGAGCAGATCATTGTTCCGCTGAAAAACGCCGGACTGGTGAACAGTGTGCGCGGTCTGCGCGGCGGTTTCCGCTTGGCCAAGGACCCGGCCGACATCACCGTCTACGACATTCTTTCCGCTTCGGAAGGGGATATAAATCTGGTGGGTTGCCTTGCGGAAGGCTGTAGCAATTCCGACAGTTGCGTGGTTCAGCGCGTTTGGCAGGGCGCCAGCGACCAGCTTCGGGTTTACTTCTCGAAGATCACCCTGCAGGAGCTGCACGACGACTATGTGAAACGCACCGCAAACCAACCGATCAATTTCAGTATTTAA